The following proteins come from a genomic window of bacterium:
- the glnA gene encoding type I glutamate--ammonia ligase: MYKFDFNHETTAEEIKSRFEEEEITTVDLKYVDLPGRWHHVTLPVEFLDEKVFTRGVGFDGSAIAGFQRKVTGGDMVLIPDKTTAMEDVFWEEPCVSFICDCCTAGTGEPFSGDPRQVAKRALAYVRSFLKKNKLAGEAGAADALFSPEFEFFIFDKVVFTKRDNALGYEFDCDEADWNYGPSEHGNLGYQIKHQDGYHAVNPRDKTHDLRTEVMRLLTEMDIPVKYHHHEVGGPGQQEIEVLFNDLARTADNGMWIKYVIQNLAVLAGKTATFMPKPIYGVNGSGMHFHQYLCRGDGESAFAGDDETGLNRLARAYTAGVLKHARSLAALCCASTNSYKRLVEGYEAPVWLFYAMANREAAVRVPAYASPEKRRIEFRPSDATGNIYLSLAAQLLAGLDGIKDALDPAELGYGPFGPEGMGRMSGLVGPERKKHLMPRDFVQALHSLENDHAYLKAGGVFDEELIAAYLAYKRENEINRIVNRPHPYEIFLYYDL; the protein is encoded by the coding sequence ATGTACAAGTTCGACTTCAACCACGAGACCACGGCCGAGGAAATCAAAAGCCGCTTCGAGGAGGAGGAAATCACCACGGTGGACCTGAAGTACGTGGACCTCCCCGGCCGCTGGCACCACGTGACCCTCCCGGTGGAGTTTTTGGACGAGAAGGTCTTCACCCGGGGGGTGGGCTTCGACGGCTCGGCCATCGCCGGCTTCCAGCGCAAAGTCACCGGCGGGGACATGGTGCTCATCCCGGACAAGACCACGGCGATGGAGGACGTCTTCTGGGAGGAGCCGTGCGTTAGCTTCATCTGCGACTGCTGCACCGCCGGGACCGGCGAGCCCTTCTCCGGCGATCCCCGGCAGGTCGCCAAGCGGGCTCTGGCCTACGTCCGCAGTTTCCTGAAGAAGAACAAGCTGGCCGGGGAAGCCGGCGCCGCCGACGCCCTCTTCTCCCCCGAGTTCGAGTTCTTCATCTTCGACAAGGTCGTCTTCACCAAGCGCGACAACGCCCTGGGCTACGAGTTCGACTGCGACGAGGCCGATTGGAACTACGGCCCCTCGGAGCACGGGAACCTGGGATACCAGATCAAGCACCAGGACGGCTACCACGCCGTCAACCCCCGGGACAAGACCCACGACCTGCGCACCGAGGTGATGCGGCTCTTGACCGAGATGGACATCCCGGTGAAGTACCACCACCACGAGGTGGGTGGTCCGGGGCAGCAGGAGATAGAGGTCCTCTTCAACGACCTCGCGCGCACGGCCGACAACGGGATGTGGATCAAGTACGTGATACAGAACCTGGCCGTCCTCGCCGGGAAAACCGCCACCTTCATGCCCAAGCCCATCTACGGGGTCAACGGGTCTGGGATGCACTTCCACCAGTACCTCTGCCGGGGCGACGGGGAATCCGCCTTCGCCGGGGACGACGAGACGGGTCTCAACCGTCTGGCGCGGGCCTACACGGCGGGTGTGCTCAAGCACGCCCGGAGCCTGGCCGCCCTGTGCTGCGCCAGTACCAATTCATACAAGCGGCTGGTGGAGGGCTACGAGGCGCCGGTGTGGCTCTTCTACGCCATGGCCAACCGGGAGGCGGCGGTGCGCGTCCCGGCCTACGCGTCGCCCGAAAAGCGGCGGATAGAGTTCCGCCCCTCCGACGCCACCGGCAACATCTACCTCTCCCTGGCCGCGCAACTTTTAGCCGGGCTGGACGGCATCAAGGACGCCCTGGATCCAGCCGAGCTGGGCTACGGACCGTTCGGTCCCGAGGGCATGGGCCGGATGAGCGGCCTGGTCGGGCCCGAGCGCAAGAAGCACCTCATGCCCCGCGACTTCGTCCAGGCGCTCCACTCCCTGGAGAACGACCACGCGTACCTCAAGGCCGGGGGGGTGTTCGATGAGGAGCTCATCGCCGCCTACCTCGCCTACAAGCGGGAGAACGAGATAAATAGAATCGTCAACCGCCCGCACCCCTACGAGATTTTCCTGTACTACGACCTGTAG
- the coaBC gene encoding bifunctional phosphopantothenoylcysteine decarboxylase/phosphopantothenate--cysteine ligase CoaBC: MDRAIDYERVRGSRVLLGVTGGIAVYKACELAREFVRHGVEVDTVLTANAARFVTPLTFSSLTGRPALVEMFSSSGEPEYRHLDLAREADLCVVAPATANLLGKLYSGVADDLLTTTLLAVKCPVLIAPAMNTRLWTNSQVVRNVRELKVLGYHFVDPVEGDLACGEEGVGRLAPIETISMRALELLSQTQDLEGFNVLVTAGATREALDPVRFISNPASGKMGFALAEAARLRGGKVALVSGPTSLTPPAGVRFHQVTTAVEMLDAVERSYPDCHIFISAAAVSDYAPEIVAGEKIKKGDKDISVKLKPAPDILLSFSERKGRRVHVGFAMETSDLVSNATAKLEEKNLDLIVANDITVEGAGFAVDTNVVTVIDSKGAVETYPKMSKRTLAYIIIDRVVELVQERLQLSSKP; the protein is encoded by the coding sequence ATGGACCGCGCAATCGACTACGAACGGGTGAGGGGGAGCCGGGTCCTCCTGGGCGTGACCGGAGGGATCGCGGTCTACAAGGCGTGCGAGCTGGCGCGCGAGTTCGTCCGGCACGGCGTCGAGGTGGACACCGTCCTGACGGCCAACGCGGCCCGGTTCGTAACGCCGCTGACCTTTTCCTCACTCACCGGCCGGCCGGCCCTGGTCGAGATGTTCTCCTCCTCGGGCGAGCCCGAGTACCGCCACCTGGACCTGGCCCGGGAGGCGGACCTCTGCGTCGTCGCCCCGGCCACGGCCAACCTTCTCGGCAAGCTCTACTCCGGTGTGGCCGACGACCTGCTCACCACCACCCTGTTGGCGGTGAAGTGCCCCGTCCTCATCGCCCCGGCGATGAACACCCGCCTGTGGACGAACTCCCAGGTGGTGCGCAACGTGCGGGAGCTCAAGGTACTGGGCTATCATTTCGTGGACCCGGTGGAGGGCGATCTGGCCTGCGGCGAGGAGGGAGTCGGGCGGCTGGCGCCCATCGAGACTATCTCCATGCGCGCCCTGGAGCTTTTGTCCCAGACCCAGGACCTGGAAGGCTTCAACGTGCTGGTCACGGCCGGGGCCACGCGGGAGGCGCTCGACCCGGTGCGGTTCATCTCCAACCCGGCCTCGGGGAAGATGGGGTTCGCCCTCGCCGAGGCTGCGCGGCTGCGCGGGGGGAAGGTGGCCCTCGTCTCCGGCCCGACCTCACTGACGCCGCCCGCCGGGGTCCGCTTCCACCAGGTGACCACCGCCGTGGAGATGCTCGATGCGGTAGAGCGGAGCTACCCGGACTGTCACATCTTCATCTCCGCCGCCGCGGTGAGCGACTACGCCCCCGAGATTGTCGCCGGCGAGAAGATAAAGAAGGGTGATAAAGATATCAGCGTCAAGCTCAAGCCGGCCCCGGACATCCTCCTATCCTTTAGCGAGAGGAAGGGCAGGCGCGTCCACGTGGGGTTCGCCATGGAGACCAGCGACCTGGTCTCCAACGCCACCGCCAAGCTGGAGGAGAAGAACCTGGACCTCATCGTGGCCAACGACATCACCGTGGAGGGCGCCGGCTTCGCCGTGGACACCAACGTGGTGACCGTCATAGACTCTAAGGGCGCCGTGGAGACCTACCCCAAGATGTCCAAGCGGACCCTGGCCTACATCATCATTGACCGGGTGGTGGAGTTGGTCCAGGAACGGCTGCAGTTATCGAGCAAGCCCTAA